The following coding sequences are from one Lolium rigidum isolate FL_2022 chromosome 6, APGP_CSIRO_Lrig_0.1, whole genome shotgun sequence window:
- the LOC124659579 gene encoding uncharacterized protein LOC124659579: MGFCCGPSDVRVLPKNTSSSPSPPSSINGAGSDGKKKQPQRQMKQQGVKSEQVKEKKKGSNLDRAALTTPQFPFHSRPGLM; encoded by the coding sequence ATGGGATTCTGCTGTGGACCTTCGGATGTCAGGGTGCTTCCCAAGAACAcctcctcctcaccgtcgccgccgtcgtcgattAACGGTGCGGGCAGCGACGGCAAGAAGAAGCAGCCGCAGAGGCAGATGAAGCAGCAAGGTGTTAAGAGCGAGCAGgtaaaggagaagaagaaggggagcaACCTTGACCGTGCTGCGCTGACGACGCCCCAATTCCCATTCCACTCACGGCCTGGTCTCATGTAA